Proteins encoded together in one Micromonospora kangleipakensis window:
- a CDS encoding CDGSH iron-sulfur domain-containing protein: MREDEASDAAATITPYQDGPLLVRGDFALVTPDGQTIESRPGTVALCRCGKSARKPFCDGTHKMINFRAPTHREP; encoded by the coding sequence ATGCGCGAGGACGAGGCGAGCGACGCGGCGGCGACCATCACCCCCTACCAGGACGGTCCGCTGCTGGTCCGCGGCGACTTCGCCCTCGTCACGCCCGACGGGCAGACGATCGAGTCGCGCCCCGGCACGGTCGCCCTCTGCCGCTGCGGCAAGTCCGCCCGCAAGCCCTTCTGCGACGGCACCCACAAGATGATCAACTTCCGCGCCCCCACCCACCGCGAACCCTGA
- a CDS encoding SigB/SigF/SigG family RNA polymerase sigma factor: MFGQTTTTTPPPTDRGLEDLDAAALAYAARIEGLPPERRQEARDDLVRFALPFAGRLARRYRGRGEPLEDLEQVARLGLVNAVDRYDPERGSFTAYAAITIVGEIKRHFRDRTWGVHVPRRLRDLILEVGQATAALTSELSRAPTVAELSQRLETPEEEILAALESAAGYSPASLNAPVGGESSAEFGDLVGESDNALESVDDRVTVSGLLHRLPWRERRILAMRFYGNQTQAEIAARFGISQMHVSRLLSRALTWLRQAMLADAPPPWQNGAAESEPAKTRVSVRQNGDRVVVEVGGDVDRDGADQLRRAMLEAVTGQPREVVVDLVGAGGVDAGGIAALMAGRDAAARTGVPLRLTRVQPAVRRSLAAAGLPAAGD; encoded by the coding sequence ATGTTCGGACAGACCACCACGACCACACCACCACCCACCGATCGGGGCCTGGAAGACCTCGACGCGGCGGCGCTGGCGTACGCGGCACGGATCGAAGGCCTGCCGCCGGAGCGGCGGCAGGAGGCACGGGACGACCTGGTCCGCTTCGCGCTGCCCTTCGCCGGGCGATTGGCCCGCCGCTACCGGGGTCGCGGGGAACCGCTGGAGGACCTGGAGCAGGTGGCCCGCCTCGGCCTGGTCAACGCCGTCGACCGGTACGACCCCGAACGCGGGTCGTTCACCGCGTACGCGGCCATCACCATCGTCGGTGAGATCAAACGGCACTTCCGGGACCGCACCTGGGGCGTGCACGTGCCCCGCCGGCTGCGCGACCTGATCCTGGAGGTGGGGCAGGCGACGGCGGCGCTGACCAGCGAGCTGTCCCGGGCGCCCACGGTCGCCGAGCTGTCCCAACGGCTGGAGACGCCGGAGGAGGAGATCCTCGCGGCGCTGGAGTCCGCCGCCGGCTACAGCCCGGCCTCGCTCAACGCCCCGGTCGGCGGGGAGAGCTCCGCCGAGTTCGGCGACCTGGTCGGCGAGTCGGACAACGCGTTGGAATCGGTGGACGACCGGGTGACCGTCAGCGGGCTGCTGCACCGGCTGCCCTGGCGGGAGCGGCGGATCCTCGCCATGCGCTTCTACGGCAACCAGACCCAGGCGGAGATCGCGGCCCGGTTCGGCATCTCCCAGATGCACGTCTCCCGGCTGCTCTCCCGGGCGCTGACCTGGCTGCGCCAGGCGATGCTCGCCGACGCCCCACCGCCGTGGCAGAACGGGGCCGCCGAGTCGGAGCCGGCGAAGACGCGGGTCTCGGTGCGGCAGAACGGCGACCGGGTGGTCGTCGAGGTCGGCGGCGACGTCGACCGGGACGGCGCGGACCAGCTGCGCCGGGCGATGCTGGAGGCGGTGACCGGGCAGCCCCGCGAGGTGGTGGTCGACCTGGTCGGCGCGGGCGGCGTCGACGCGGGCGGGATCGCCGCGCTGATGGCCGGCCGGGACGCGGCGGCCCGGACCGGGGTGCCGCTGCGGCTGACCCGGGTGCAGCCCGCGGTACGCCGTTCGCTCGCCGCCGCCGGCCTGCCGGCCGCCGGCGACTGA
- the ctaD gene encoding cytochrome c oxidase subunit I → MPKRVVTEPARDRGPAILAPARFGGYPGPVRTAIRGNSLLKLLGTTDAKLIGLLYMVTGFGFFLIGGVLALLLRAELAQPGMQFLSPEQYNQAFTMHGTIMLLLFATPMVFAFGNYIVPLQIGAPDVSFPRLNALAYWLYLFGGGIVMASFFTPGGAADFGWFAYTPLSLSQHSPGVGGNMWIVGLALSGVGTILGAVNMITTIVTLRAPGMTMFRMPVFTWNLLLTSVLVILVFPLLAAALFALGSDRILHSHVFDPTTGGPMLWQHLFWFFGHPEVYILALPFFGIITEIIPVFARKPIFGYTGIVLATIAITVLSMSVWAHHMFGTGQVLLPFFSVLSYLIAVPTGVKFFNWIGTMWKGQLTFETPMLFAIGFLTTFLLGGLTGVLLASPPADFHTTDTYFVVAHFHYVLFGTIVFAAFGGVYFWFPKMTGRMLDEPLGKAHFWTMFVGFHGTFLVQHWLGNEGMPRRYADYLPTDGFTTLNTISSIGSFILGVSTLFFIYNVWKSWRYGTMVSVDDPWGFGNSLEWATTCPPPLRNFDRMPRIRSERPAFDLKYGQLVANLGRDLPQRTTKPPQHFAEELHLEPHVPEAPAAEGAHGARQAVEYQPAPQSGARPVVVPEPEEIRRPSFEEYDVPEEEVEPGAEPRPPESERWRHPHGHEDNPER, encoded by the coding sequence ATGCCGAAGCGGGTAGTCACGGAGCCGGCACGAGACCGGGGGCCCGCGATCCTCGCGCCCGCCCGGTTCGGCGGCTATCCCGGCCCGGTCCGGACCGCCATCAGAGGCAATTCGCTGCTCAAGCTGCTGGGTACGACCGACGCCAAGCTGATCGGCCTGCTCTACATGGTGACGGGGTTCGGCTTCTTCCTGATCGGCGGGGTGCTGGCGCTGCTGCTGCGGGCCGAGCTGGCCCAACCGGGCATGCAGTTCCTCTCCCCCGAGCAGTACAACCAGGCGTTCACCATGCACGGCACGATCATGCTGCTGCTCTTCGCCACCCCGATGGTCTTCGCCTTCGGCAACTACATCGTCCCCTTGCAGATCGGCGCGCCGGACGTCTCGTTCCCCCGGCTGAACGCCCTCGCCTACTGGCTCTATCTGTTCGGCGGCGGGATCGTGATGGCGTCCTTCTTCACACCCGGTGGGGCGGCCGACTTCGGCTGGTTCGCGTACACCCCGTTGAGCCTGTCCCAGCACAGCCCGGGCGTCGGCGGAAACATGTGGATCGTCGGGCTGGCCCTCTCCGGCGTCGGCACGATCCTCGGCGCGGTCAACATGATCACCACGATCGTCACCCTGCGCGCCCCCGGGATGACCATGTTCCGGATGCCGGTCTTCACCTGGAACCTGCTGCTCACCAGCGTCCTGGTGATCCTGGTCTTCCCGCTGCTGGCCGCCGCGCTCTTCGCGCTCGGCTCGGACCGGATCCTGCACTCACACGTGTTCGACCCGACCACCGGCGGGCCGATGCTCTGGCAGCATCTGTTCTGGTTCTTCGGCCATCCCGAGGTGTACATCCTGGCGCTGCCGTTCTTCGGCATCATCACCGAGATCATCCCGGTCTTCGCCCGCAAGCCGATCTTCGGCTACACCGGTATAGTGCTCGCCACCATCGCGATCACCGTGCTGTCGATGAGCGTCTGGGCGCACCACATGTTCGGCACCGGCCAGGTGCTGCTGCCGTTCTTCAGCGTCCTGAGCTACCTCATCGCCGTGCCGACCGGGGTGAAGTTCTTCAACTGGATCGGCACCATGTGGAAGGGGCAGCTCACCTTCGAGACGCCGATGCTCTTCGCCATCGGCTTCCTGACCACCTTCCTGCTCGGCGGCCTGACCGGGGTGCTGCTGGCCAGCCCGCCGGCGGACTTCCACACCACCGACACCTACTTCGTGGTGGCGCACTTCCACTACGTGCTCTTCGGCACGATCGTCTTCGCCGCGTTCGGCGGGGTCTACTTCTGGTTCCCGAAGATGACCGGACGGATGCTCGACGAACCCCTGGGCAAGGCGCATTTCTGGACCATGTTCGTCGGCTTCCACGGGACCTTCCTGGTGCAGCACTGGCTGGGCAACGAGGGCATGCCCCGGCGGTACGCCGACTATCTGCCCACCGACGGCTTCACCACCCTGAACACGATCTCCAGCATCGGGTCGTTCATCCTGGGCGTGTCCACCCTGTTCTTCATCTACAACGTCTGGAAGTCCTGGCGGTACGGCACGATGGTCTCCGTCGACGACCCGTGGGGCTTCGGCAACTCCCTGGAGTGGGCCACCACCTGCCCGCCCCCGCTGCGCAACTTCGACCGGATGCCCCGGATCCGCTCCGAGCGTCCCGCCTTCGACCTCAAGTACGGCCAGCTCGTCGCCAACCTCGGCCGGGACCTGCCGCAGCGCACCACGAAGCCGCCGCAGCACTTCGCCGAGGAGCTGCATCTCGAGCCGCACGTCCCCGAGGCGCCGGCCGCCGAGGGGGCGCACGGCGCCCGCCAGGCCGTCGAGTACCAGCCCGCGCCGCAGTCCGGAGCGCGGCCGGTGGTGGTGCCGGAGCCGGAGGAGATCCGCCGGCCGAGCTTCGAGGAGTACGACGTGCCCGAGGAGGAGGTCGAGCCGGGCGCGGAGCCCCGCCCACCGGAGAGCGAGCGGTGGCGGCACCCGCACGGCCATGAGGACAACCCCGAGCGCTGA
- a CDS encoding ATP-binding protein, producing MPTRISCEVRDESPVTLVRLAGALDLATMRTVHTVLDRCLTAQPDALVVDLAEVDVVDRLALSVFAAAARQAADWPAVPVVLCAPPPDAAGWLAETTACRVVPVRPDCAEATALAGASAAPRLRARLEPVAGACRRARELVTDACGRWNIPELIGPASLVLTELVGNVVRHAGTPMQVTVTLRRPYLQVAVTDGSRVAARAVTGQDLRAEGGRGLLLVRELTQRWGSAPTGDGKVVWAMLPAN from the coding sequence ATGCCGACCCGGATCAGCTGTGAGGTCCGCGACGAGTCGCCGGTCACCCTCGTACGGCTGGCGGGCGCGCTCGACCTGGCGACCATGCGGACGGTGCACACCGTGCTGGACCGCTGCCTCACCGCCCAGCCGGACGCCCTGGTCGTCGACCTGGCCGAGGTCGACGTGGTCGACCGGCTGGCGCTCTCCGTCTTCGCCGCCGCCGCCCGCCAGGCCGCCGACTGGCCCGCGGTGCCGGTGGTGCTCTGCGCCCCGCCGCCGGACGCGGCGGGCTGGCTCGCCGAGACGACCGCGTGCCGGGTGGTGCCGGTGCGGCCGGACTGCGCGGAGGCCACCGCGCTGGCCGGCGCGTCGGCGGCGCCGCGGCTGCGGGCCCGGCTGGAGCCGGTCGCCGGCGCCTGCCGACGGGCCCGGGAGCTGGTCACCGACGCCTGCGGGCGGTGGAACATCCCCGAGCTGATCGGGCCGGCCTCGCTGGTGCTGACCGAGCTGGTGGGGAACGTGGTCCGGCACGCGGGGACGCCGATGCAGGTGACGGTGACCCTGCGGCGGCCGTACCTCCAGGTGGCCGTGACGGACGGCAGCCGGGTCGCGGCCCGGGCCGTGACCGGGCAGGACCTGCGGGCCGAGGGGGGCCGGGGGCTGCTGCTGGTCCGCGAGCTGACCCAGCGCTGGGGCAGCGCGCCGACGGGTGACGGCAAGGTCGTCTGGGCGATGCTACCGGCGAACTGA
- a CDS encoding DUF4383 domain-containing protein, translating into MAHSRGRRNPADGRAPVRRAAATVGVIFLIIGVLGFIPGITSNFDDLYFAGHESDAKLFGLFQVSVLHNIVHLLFGVAGLALSRTVSGARTYLIGGGAIYLVLWLYGLVVDQSSGANFIPLNAADNWLHLFLGVGMIALGLLTTRDANRR; encoded by the coding sequence ATGGCCCACTCCCGGGGCCGACGCAACCCCGCCGACGGCCGCGCCCCCGTCCGGCGGGCCGCGGCCACGGTCGGCGTGATCTTCCTGATCATCGGCGTGCTCGGCTTCATACCGGGGATCACCAGCAACTTCGACGACCTGTACTTCGCCGGCCACGAGTCGGACGCGAAGCTGTTCGGCCTGTTCCAGGTCTCGGTGCTGCACAACATCGTGCACCTGCTCTTCGGCGTCGCCGGCCTGGCGCTGTCCCGGACGGTCTCCGGCGCCCGGACGTACCTGATCGGCGGCGGCGCCATCTATCTGGTGCTCTGGCTCTACGGCCTGGTGGTCGACCAGTCCAGCGGCGCGAACTTCATCCCGTTGAACGCGGCCGACAACTGGCTCCACCTCTTCCTCGGGGTCGGCATGATCGCCCTCGGCCTGCTCACCACGCGGGACGCGAATCGCCGCTGA
- a CDS encoding glycosyltransferase, translating to MSLTVLMNAGPWLSVPPPGYGGIENVVATLVPELRRLGVRIVLASVETSTLPVDEKISVFPDGQFHALQRPYNQVCGVAQAHLSGVVRALHTRDDIDLVHDHVEAVGLATMAAMGPDAPPALHTLHWDLAKHPELYGNLDGGDRVRVNGVSASQLARAPQALRDHSVGHVYLSTPLAVDADRRPQADKGDYLIILGRINPGKGQDLGARLAQQVGFPLVLAGPVGPYHRPEDLAAAGDEARQNPDVRFFYDHVAPHVDGDLVRWVGTVAGQERDDLLAGARASLFPLRWEEPGGTAVVESLALGTPVVSTARGCLPELIEHGRTGLLTTDEEELGELVLAAGLLDPDECRREAVARFTPAVMAQRYVELYERVRQLAARPLLPA from the coding sequence ATGAGTCTCACCGTCCTGATGAACGCCGGTCCCTGGTTGTCCGTGCCGCCCCCCGGCTACGGCGGGATCGAGAACGTGGTGGCGACCCTGGTGCCCGAGCTGCGCCGGCTCGGCGTCCGGATCGTGCTGGCCTCGGTGGAGACCAGCACCCTGCCGGTCGACGAGAAGATCTCGGTCTTCCCGGACGGCCAGTTCCACGCCCTGCAGCGGCCGTACAACCAGGTCTGCGGGGTCGCCCAGGCGCACCTGAGCGGGGTGGTGCGTGCGCTGCACACCCGCGACGACATCGACCTGGTGCACGACCACGTGGAGGCGGTCGGGCTGGCCACCATGGCCGCGATGGGCCCGGACGCCCCGCCGGCGCTGCACACCCTGCACTGGGACCTGGCCAAGCACCCGGAGCTCTACGGCAACCTCGACGGCGGCGACCGGGTCCGGGTCAACGGCGTCTCCGCCTCGCAGCTGGCCCGCGCCCCGCAGGCGCTGCGCGACCACTCGGTGGGGCACGTGTACCTGTCCACCCCGCTCGCCGTCGACGCGGACCGCCGCCCCCAGGCGGACAAGGGCGACTACCTGATCATTCTGGGCCGGATCAACCCGGGCAAGGGCCAGGACCTGGGCGCCCGGCTGGCCCAGCAGGTGGGCTTCCCGCTGGTGCTGGCCGGCCCGGTCGGGCCGTACCACCGGCCGGAGGACCTGGCCGCGGCCGGCGACGAGGCCCGGCAGAACCCGGACGTGCGGTTCTTCTACGACCACGTCGCCCCGCACGTCGACGGCGACCTGGTCCGCTGGGTGGGCACGGTCGCCGGCCAGGAGCGCGACGACCTGCTCGCCGGCGCCCGCGCCTCGCTCTTCCCGCTGCGCTGGGAGGAGCCCGGCGGCACCGCCGTGGTCGAGTCCCTCGCCCTGGGTACGCCGGTGGTCTCCACGGCGCGTGGCTGCCTGCCCGAGCTGATCGAGCACGGGCGCACCGGACTGCTCACCACCGACGAGGAGGAGCTGGGCGAGCTGGTGCTGGCCGCCGGTCTGCTGGACCCGGACGAGTGCCGGCGCGAGGCCGTCGCCCGGTTCACCCCGGCGGTGATGGCGCAGCGGTACGTCGAGCTGTACGAGCGGGTCCGCCAGCTGGCCGCCCGCCCCCTGCTGCCCGCCTGA
- a CDS encoding glucosyl-3-phosphoglycerate synthase: MEAWATYRTTSANDWPARRLLRAKGDRRVSVVLPARNEEVTVGAIVSTIREHLMDRLPLVDELIVVDSRSTDRTAQVARAAGAEVVSQDAMTRGLPQLSGKGDALWAGLAAAEGDVVAFVDADLREFRPHFVTGLIGPLLTDPSVDFVKGFYHRPLVGATSVEADGGGRVTELMARPLLNLFWPELAGFVQPLAGEYAGRREVLEQVPFVSGYGVETAMLIDLLELVGLDALAQVDLGERKHRHQDTAALGRMSAQIMLTAWSRLQRRGWASPNTTPAALLTQFRRGGSDALPNLDREIVVSDVSIEERPPLAQLRHRVPRRRVAA; encoded by the coding sequence GTGGAGGCCTGGGCCACCTATCGGACCACGTCGGCCAACGACTGGCCGGCACGGCGTCTGCTGCGCGCCAAGGGTGACCGCCGGGTCAGCGTGGTGCTGCCCGCCCGTAACGAGGAGGTCACCGTCGGCGCGATCGTGTCGACGATCCGCGAGCACCTGATGGACCGGCTCCCCCTCGTCGACGAGCTGATCGTGGTCGACTCCCGGTCGACCGACCGGACCGCCCAGGTGGCCCGCGCCGCCGGGGCCGAGGTGGTCAGCCAGGACGCGATGACCCGGGGGCTGCCCCAGCTGAGCGGCAAGGGCGACGCGCTCTGGGCCGGCCTGGCCGCCGCCGAGGGTGACGTGGTCGCCTTCGTCGACGCCGACCTGCGCGAGTTCCGGCCGCACTTCGTCACCGGACTGATCGGCCCGCTGCTGACCGACCCGTCGGTCGACTTCGTCAAGGGCTTCTACCACCGGCCGCTGGTCGGCGCGACCAGCGTCGAGGCCGACGGCGGTGGCCGGGTGACCGAGCTGATGGCCCGGCCGCTGCTCAACCTCTTCTGGCCGGAGCTGGCCGGCTTCGTGCAACCCCTCGCCGGCGAGTACGCGGGCCGCCGGGAGGTGCTGGAGCAGGTGCCGTTCGTCTCCGGCTACGGCGTGGAGACGGCGATGCTGATCGACCTGCTGGAGCTGGTCGGCCTCGACGCGCTGGCCCAGGTGGACCTGGGTGAGCGCAAGCACCGTCACCAGGACACCGCGGCGCTGGGCCGGATGTCCGCCCAGATCATGCTGACCGCCTGGTCCCGCCTGCAGCGTCGGGGCTGGGCCAGCCCCAACACCACGCCGGCCGCCCTGCTCACCCAGTTCCGGCGGGGCGGCTCGGACGCGCTGCCCAACCTGGACCGCGAGATCGTGGTCAGCGACGTCTCGATCGAGGAGCGCCCGCCGCTGGCGCAGCTGCGGCACCGGGTGCCGCGGCGGCGGGTGGCGGCGTGA
- a CDS encoding Gfo/Idh/MocA family protein, translating into MRACRVGLVGAGGVAQRHARVLTGFEDVELLGVTDVARDAAEALAGTHGARAFADVDELLAAGPDAVYVCVPPFAHGPVEEAVIAAGVPMFVEKPVAVDLETAERVAALVERRQLLTAVGHHWRYLHVVEQARELLADRPVRMVNGAWLDKVPPVAWWARRDRSGGPVVEQAAHVLDLIRALVGEATEVTAYGDGTPPPVDGADIDSVTAATLRFESGAVGTLAAACVMTWKHRAGLEILADGLALSLAEDGLTICDADGERHLPADPEGARTAVDRAFVDAVRGIGDDVRVPYAEALRTHRLALAVAESARTGRSVSLPTGPAARPRTAVVDAAPAGVTVDA; encoded by the coding sequence ATGCGCGCGTGCCGGGTGGGACTGGTAGGGGCCGGCGGGGTGGCGCAACGCCACGCCCGGGTGTTGACCGGCTTCGAGGACGTGGAGCTGCTCGGGGTGACCGACGTGGCCCGGGACGCGGCGGAGGCGCTGGCCGGGACGCACGGCGCCCGTGCCTTCGCCGATGTGGACGAGCTGCTCGCCGCCGGCCCGGACGCCGTGTACGTCTGCGTGCCGCCGTTCGCGCACGGGCCGGTCGAGGAGGCGGTGATCGCCGCCGGCGTGCCGATGTTCGTGGAGAAGCCGGTCGCGGTGGACCTGGAGACCGCGGAGCGGGTCGCCGCCCTGGTGGAGCGGCGGCAGCTGCTGACCGCGGTCGGCCATCACTGGCGTTACCTGCACGTGGTCGAGCAGGCCAGGGAGCTGCTCGCCGACCGTCCGGTGCGGATGGTCAACGGCGCCTGGCTGGACAAGGTGCCGCCGGTGGCCTGGTGGGCCCGGCGGGACCGCTCCGGCGGCCCGGTGGTCGAGCAGGCCGCGCACGTGCTCGACCTGATCCGCGCGCTGGTCGGCGAGGCCACCGAGGTGACCGCGTACGGCGACGGCACCCCGCCGCCGGTCGACGGCGCCGACATCGACTCGGTCACCGCGGCGACGCTGCGCTTCGAGAGCGGCGCGGTCGGCACGCTCGCCGCGGCATGCGTGATGACCTGGAAGCACCGGGCCGGCCTGGAGATCCTCGCCGACGGGCTGGCGCTGTCGCTGGCCGAGGACGGCCTGACCATCTGCGACGCGGACGGCGAGCGGCACCTGCCCGCCGACCCGGAGGGCGCCCGGACGGCCGTCGACCGGGCCTTCGTCGACGCCGTACGGGGGATCGGCGACGACGTCCGTGTCCCGTACGCGGAGGCCCTGCGCACCCATCGGCTGGCCCTCGCGGTGGCCGAGTCCGCGCGGACCGGGCGCAGCGTCTCGTTGCCCACCGGGCCGGCCGCGCGGCCGCGGACGGCCGTGGTGGACGCCGCGCCGGCGGGGGTGACCGTCGATGCGTGA
- a CDS encoding zinc-binding dehydrogenase, translating into MRDKVVVVSGPGRVELVEQDAAELRDGTFRVETLYSGVSAGTELSYVKGTNPYLNVTWNADLGLFQPGEATAPYPVDRLGYMQVGRVVESRTPAIRVGTVGAMTYGHRTGYVADPVAERFVPLPEDLDPVLGVYVAHMGPICANGLLHAAADLCGTDVRSLGDGVRGRRVAVVGSGVVALLTALLARRHGAASVVVLDPTPQRREVAEALGLETLDPDADDPAVVLKTRWNHAAGDRGADVVFQCRGQAWALHLALRLLRPQGTVIDLAFYQAGADEVRLGEEFHHNGLSLRCAQIGRVPRGLAPIWDRERLSAETIELLRQYGDVIRKHLVSAVVPFEEAPALLTDLAERRRSELQVVLTP; encoded by the coding sequence ATGCGTGACAAGGTCGTGGTGGTCAGCGGCCCCGGGCGGGTGGAGCTGGTCGAGCAGGACGCCGCCGAGCTGCGGGACGGCACGTTCCGGGTGGAGACGCTCTACAGCGGCGTCTCCGCCGGCACCGAACTGAGCTACGTCAAGGGCACCAACCCCTACCTCAACGTCACCTGGAACGCCGACCTTGGCCTGTTCCAGCCGGGGGAGGCGACCGCCCCGTACCCGGTGGACCGGCTCGGCTACATGCAGGTCGGCCGGGTGGTGGAGAGCCGTACCCCGGCGATCCGGGTCGGGACCGTCGGCGCGATGACCTACGGGCACCGCACCGGGTACGTCGCCGACCCGGTCGCCGAACGCTTCGTGCCGCTGCCGGAGGACCTCGACCCGGTGCTCGGCGTCTACGTCGCGCACATGGGTCCGATCTGCGCCAACGGCCTGCTGCACGCCGCGGCCGACCTGTGCGGCACCGACGTCCGCTCGCTCGGCGACGGCGTGCGCGGCCGCCGGGTCGCGGTCGTCGGCAGCGGCGTCGTCGCGCTGCTCACCGCGCTGCTCGCCCGGCGGCACGGGGCCGCCTCGGTGGTGGTGCTGGACCCGACCCCGCAGCGGCGGGAGGTGGCCGAGGCGCTGGGCCTGGAGACCCTCGACCCGGACGCCGACGACCCGGCGGTGGTGCTGAAGACCCGGTGGAACCACGCCGCCGGCGACCGCGGCGCCGACGTGGTGTTCCAGTGCCGGGGCCAGGCCTGGGCGCTGCACCTCGCGCTGCGCCTGCTGCGCCCCCAGGGAACGGTCATCGACCTGGCCTTCTACCAGGCCGGCGCGGACGAGGTCCGGTTAGGCGAGGAGTTCCACCACAACGGCCTCTCGCTGCGCTGCGCCCAGATCGGGCGGGTGCCGCGCGGGCTCGCCCCCATCTGGGACCGGGAGCGGCTCTCCGCGGAGACCATCGAGCTGCTCCGGCAGTACGGCGACGTGATCCGCAAGCATCTGGTCTCGGCGGTGGTGCCGTTCGAGGAGGCGCCGGCGCTGCTGACCGACCTGGCCGAGCGGCGCCGGTCGGAGCTCCAGGTCGTGCTCACGCCCTGA
- a CDS encoding ABC transporter transmembrane domain-containing protein has product MTTDAARPPGLAALLPYLRAHRGTLAVVGALSLAGAGASLGQPLLTRVVLDRMTAARPIAGLVVALVALVVAGAAVGGLRDYLLQRTAEGLVLGTRRRLAGHLLRLPIAEYDRRRTGDLLSRVGSDTTLLRAVVTSGLFETVTGAVMVLGAGTAMLLLDPPLFGVTLGAVAVGIGFALTGRHRVRPHRRPPGTRAGPPGPGARR; this is encoded by the coding sequence ATGACCACGGACGCCGCCCGCCCGCCCGGGCTCGCCGCCCTGCTGCCGTACCTGCGCGCCCACCGCGGCACCCTCGCCGTGGTGGGCGCGCTGTCGCTGGCCGGCGCCGGGGCCTCCCTCGGGCAGCCCCTGCTCACCCGGGTGGTGCTGGACCGGATGACCGCCGCCCGGCCGATCGCCGGGCTCGTCGTCGCGCTGGTGGCCCTGGTGGTGGCCGGCGCGGCGGTCGGCGGTCTCCGCGACTACCTGCTGCAACGGACCGCGGAGGGGCTGGTGCTGGGCACCCGCCGCCGGCTCGCCGGGCACCTGCTGCGGCTGCCGATCGCCGAGTACGACCGCCGACGCACCGGCGACCTGCTCTCCCGGGTCGGCTCGGACACCACCCTGCTGCGGGCGGTGGTCACCTCCGGGCTCTTCGAGACCGTCACCGGGGCCGTGATGGTGCTCGGCGCCGGGACCGCGATGCTGCTGCTCGACCCGCCGCTGTTCGGGGTGACGCTGGGCGCCGTCGCGGTCGGCATCGGGTTCGCCCTCACCGGTCGGCATCGGGTTCGCCCTCACCGTCGCCCGCCGGGTACGCGGGCTGGCCCGCCGGGCCCAGGAGCGCGTCGGTGA
- a CDS encoding ABC transporter ATP-binding protein → MARRAQERVGEMTSAVERAISAARTIRASRAETREAETVAGSAAEAYAAGLRVARVQALVGPASTVTIQGAFLLVLAVGGARVAAGAISVGDLVAFVMFLFFLVLPLGQAVHAYTQLQSGLGALARIEEILAVPEEGAGDRRARPVVAPAAGGPAAIRFDRVGFGYPGGPPVLHGVSFTVPAGTRTALVGPSGAGKSTLLALVERFYEVTEGALCLDGVDVRNLPRDALRARLGYVEQEAPVLAGTLRENLLITAPDAPDDRLLAVLDEVNLGHLAERAPEGLGVQVGEGGVLLSGGERQRLAIARTLLAGPPVLLLDEPTSNLDARNEAALRRAIDAVAVRRTLLIVAHRLSTVVDADQIVVLDGGRVVAVGSHDELTVTSPLYRELATHQLLVS, encoded by the coding sequence CTGGCCCGCCGGGCCCAGGAGCGCGTCGGTGAGATGACCTCCGCCGTCGAGCGGGCCATCTCGGCCGCCCGCACCATCCGGGCCAGCCGGGCCGAGACGCGGGAGGCGGAGACCGTCGCCGGCAGCGCCGCCGAGGCGTACGCGGCGGGGCTGCGGGTGGCCCGGGTGCAGGCGCTGGTCGGCCCGGCCAGCACGGTCACCATCCAGGGCGCCTTCCTGCTGGTGCTGGCCGTCGGCGGGGCCCGGGTGGCCGCCGGGGCGATCAGCGTCGGCGACCTGGTCGCCTTCGTGATGTTCCTGTTCTTCCTGGTGCTGCCGCTGGGGCAGGCGGTGCACGCGTACACCCAGTTGCAGAGCGGGCTGGGCGCCCTCGCCCGGATCGAGGAGATCCTCGCCGTACCGGAGGAGGGGGCCGGCGATCGGCGGGCCCGGCCGGTGGTGGCCCCGGCGGCCGGCGGGCCGGCGGCGATCCGGTTCGACCGGGTCGGGTTCGGCTACCCGGGCGGGCCGCCGGTGCTGCACGGGGTGAGCTTCACCGTGCCGGCCGGCACCCGGACCGCCCTGGTTGGCCCCTCCGGCGCCGGCAAGTCGACGCTGCTCGCCCTGGTCGAACGCTTCTACGAGGTCACCGAGGGCGCCCTGTGCCTGGACGGGGTGGACGTGCGCAACCTGCCCCGCGACGCGCTGCGGGCCCGGCTCGGGTACGTCGAGCAGGAGGCCCCGGTCCTCGCCGGCACGCTGCGGGAGAACCTGCTGATCACCGCGCCGGACGCCCCGGACGACCGGCTCCTGGCCGTCCTCGACGAGGTCAACCTGGGCCACCTGGCCGAGCGGGCGCCCGAGGGGCTGGGCGTGCAGGTCGGTGAGGGTGGCGTGCTGCTCTCCGGGGGTGAGCGGCAGCGGCTGGCCATCGCCCGGACACTGCTGGCCGGCCCGCCGGTGCTCCTGCTCGACGAGCCGACCAGCAACCTCGACGCCCGCAACGAGGCGGCGCTGCGCCGGGCCATCGACGCGGTGGCCGTCCGGCGTACCCTGTTGATCGTGGCGCACCGCCTCTCCACCGTCGTGGACGCGGACCAGATCGTGGTCCTCGACGGGGGCCGGGTGGTCGCCGTCGGCAGCCACGACGAGCTGACCGTTACCAGCCCCCTCTACCGGGAGCTGGCCACCCACCAGCTCCTCGTCAGCTGA